The proteins below are encoded in one region of Drosophila santomea strain STO CAGO 1482 chromosome 3R, Prin_Dsan_1.1, whole genome shotgun sequence:
- the LOC120452048 gene encoding calnexin isoform X1: protein MAWKMGGNRAATLALLLASSLLLLSAAKAADLGPDSESDDFEDGYVEDVQEEPTAIDGDEKLAYESPVIDAKKFHFADHFDDVEASRKKWVLSQAKKDDIAEEISKYDGIWNWESPQRIVWANDLGLVLKSKAKHAAIAAPLRQPFEFKSDKPLVVQYEVTLQEGQECGGSYLKLLSAGKDTEQLKAFNDKTPYTIMFGPDKCGNDVKMHFIFRHVNPINGTITEKHCNKPKNRLEEPFKDKLPHLYQLVVRPDNSFEIRVDHKIINEGSLLTDFKPPVNPPTEIDDPNDHKPESWDEREKIPDPTAHKPEDWDEDAPPQLPDTDAVMPNGWLEDEPDMIFDPTATKPEDWDAEIDGEWEAPLVDNPVCEKAPGCGKWKAPLIPNPNYKGKWRAPMIENPNYQGKWAPRKIVNPDFFEDLKPFQMTPISAVGLELWSMSSDILFDNLIITDDVEVARDFAANSFDIKRRYIDRESDSFVNKVVELAKANPSIWGIGLVAIVALVALTIYCRFGTAKSQDSAAKKAAAEAKKTDDPQPDDEPEAEEEEESDERAAGDSSKESTPLSASPKKNQKSDLDDNEKETKAAENQEPAQTEESNTKTRKRQARKE, encoded by the exons ATGGCGTGGAAAATGGGAGGAAACCGGGCCGCAACGCTGGCGTTGCTCTTGGCCAGCAGTTTGCTGCTGTTGAGTGCGGCCAAAGCCGCCGATTTGGGCCCGGATTCGGAGTCGGACGACTTCGAGGACGGCTATGTGGAGGATGTGCAG GAGGAACCCACCGCCATCGATGGCGATGAGAAGCTGGCCTACGAGAGCCCGGTGATCGATGCCAAGAAGTTCCACTTCGCAGATCACTTCGACGACGTGGAGGCGTCCAGGAAGAAGTGGGTTCTGTCGCAGGCCAAGAAGGACGACATCGCCGAGGAGATCTCCAAGTACGATGGCATCTGGAACTGGGAGTCGCCGCAGCGCATCGTTTGGGCAAACGATCTGGGTCTGGTGCTCAAGTCGAAGGCCAAGCATGCGGCCATAGCCGCGCCCCTCCGCCAGCCGTTCGAGTTCAAGTCGGACAAGCCGCTGGTGGTGCAGTACGAGGTCACGTTGCAG gAGGGTCAGGAGTGCGGCGGCTCGTATCTGAAACTTTTGTCCGCCGGAAAAGACACGGAGCAACTAAAAGCC TTCAATGACAAGACACCCTATACCATCATGTTTGGACCGGACAAGTGCGGCAACGATGTGAAAATGCACTTCATATTCCGGCACGTCAATCCAATTAATGGCACCATCACCGAGAAGCACTGCAACAAGCCAAA GAACCGTTTGGAAGAGCCATTCAAGGACAAGCTACCCCATCTCTACCAGCTGGTGGTCCGTCCCGATAACAGCTTCGAGATTCGCGTTGACCACAAAATCATCAACGAGGGTTCCCTACTGACCGACTTCAAGCCACCAGTCAACCCGCCGACGGAGATCGACGACCCCAATGACCACAAACCAGAATCGTGGGATGAGCGAGAGAAGATCCCAGACCCCACTGCCCACAAGCCCGAGGATTGGGACGAGGATGCTCCACCACAGCTGCCCGATACCGATGCCGTCATGCCCAATGGCTGGCTTGAGGATGAGCCCGACATGATTTTCGATCCAACTGCCACCAAACCCGAAGATTGGGATGCCGAAATCGATGGCGAGTGGGAGGCTCCATTGGTGGACAATCCAGTGTGCGAGAAGGCACCCGGCTGTGGCAAGTGGAAGGCTCCGCTCATCCCCAATCCCAACTACAAGGGCAAGTGGCGTGCACCAATGATCGAGAACCCCAACTACCAGGGCAAGTGGGCACCCAGGAAGATTGTCAATCCAGACTTCTTTGAGGATCTGAAGCCCTTCCAAATGACCCCAATC AGCGCTGTGGGTCTGGAGCTGTGGTCCATGTCCAGCGACATTCTCTTCGATAATCTGATCATCACGGACGATGTGGAGGTGGCTCGTGACTTTGCCGCCAACAGCTTCGACATCAAGCGTCGCTACATTGATCGTGAATCG GACTCATTCGTGAATAAGGTAGTCGAGCTAGCCAAGGCCAATCCCTCGATCTGGGGCATTGGCCTGGTGGCCATTGTGGCGCTGGTTGCCCTCACCATCTACTGTAGATTTGGTACCGCTAAGAGTCAG GACTCTGCTGCCAAAAAGGCCGCTGCTGAGGCCAAGAAGACCGACGATCCTCAGCCCGATGATGAGCCCGaggccgaggaggaggaggagagcGACGAAAGGGCCGCTGGCGATTCCAGCAAGGAGAGCACACCGCTGTCCGCTAGTCCCAAGAAGAACCAAAAGTCTGATTTAGATGATAACGAAAAGGAGACCAAGGCGGCGGAGAATCAAGAGCCCGCACAGACTGAG GAATCTAACACAAAAACACGCAAGCGTCAGGCGCGCAAGGAGTAA
- the LOC120452048 gene encoding calnexin isoform X2 encodes MAWKMGGNRAATLALLLASSLLLLSAAKAADLGPDSESDDFEDGYVEDVQEEPTAIDGDEKLAYESPVIDAKKFHFADHFDDVEASRKKWVLSQAKKDDIAEEISKYDGIWNWESPQRIVWANDLGLVLKSKAKHAAIAAPLRQPFEFKSDKPLVVQYEVTLQEGQECGGSYLKLLSAGKDTEQLKAFNDKTPYTIMFGPDKCGNDVKMHFIFRHVNPINGTITEKHCNKPKNRLEEPFKDKLPHLYQLVVRPDNSFEIRVDHKIINEGSLLTDFKPPVNPPTEIDDPNDHKPESWDEREKIPDPTAHKPEDWDEDAPPQLPDTDAVMPNGWLEDEPDMIFDPTATKPEDWDAEIDGEWEAPLVDNPVCEKAPGCGKWKAPLIPNPNYKGKWRAPMIENPNYQGKWAPRKIVNPDFFEDLKPFQMTPISAVGLELWSMSSDILFDNLIITDDVEVARDFAANSFDIKRRYIDRESKTFWHRLMRRMNYKPGWWALYFLYLLIPASCYVFYLYRRAKEDSAAKKAAAEAKKTDDPQPDDEPEAEEEEESDERAAGDSSKESTPLSASPKKNQKSDLDDNEKETKAAENQEPAQTEESNTKTRKRQARKE; translated from the exons ATGGCGTGGAAAATGGGAGGAAACCGGGCCGCAACGCTGGCGTTGCTCTTGGCCAGCAGTTTGCTGCTGTTGAGTGCGGCCAAAGCCGCCGATTTGGGCCCGGATTCGGAGTCGGACGACTTCGAGGACGGCTATGTGGAGGATGTGCAG GAGGAACCCACCGCCATCGATGGCGATGAGAAGCTGGCCTACGAGAGCCCGGTGATCGATGCCAAGAAGTTCCACTTCGCAGATCACTTCGACGACGTGGAGGCGTCCAGGAAGAAGTGGGTTCTGTCGCAGGCCAAGAAGGACGACATCGCCGAGGAGATCTCCAAGTACGATGGCATCTGGAACTGGGAGTCGCCGCAGCGCATCGTTTGGGCAAACGATCTGGGTCTGGTGCTCAAGTCGAAGGCCAAGCATGCGGCCATAGCCGCGCCCCTCCGCCAGCCGTTCGAGTTCAAGTCGGACAAGCCGCTGGTGGTGCAGTACGAGGTCACGTTGCAG gAGGGTCAGGAGTGCGGCGGCTCGTATCTGAAACTTTTGTCCGCCGGAAAAGACACGGAGCAACTAAAAGCC TTCAATGACAAGACACCCTATACCATCATGTTTGGACCGGACAAGTGCGGCAACGATGTGAAAATGCACTTCATATTCCGGCACGTCAATCCAATTAATGGCACCATCACCGAGAAGCACTGCAACAAGCCAAA GAACCGTTTGGAAGAGCCATTCAAGGACAAGCTACCCCATCTCTACCAGCTGGTGGTCCGTCCCGATAACAGCTTCGAGATTCGCGTTGACCACAAAATCATCAACGAGGGTTCCCTACTGACCGACTTCAAGCCACCAGTCAACCCGCCGACGGAGATCGACGACCCCAATGACCACAAACCAGAATCGTGGGATGAGCGAGAGAAGATCCCAGACCCCACTGCCCACAAGCCCGAGGATTGGGACGAGGATGCTCCACCACAGCTGCCCGATACCGATGCCGTCATGCCCAATGGCTGGCTTGAGGATGAGCCCGACATGATTTTCGATCCAACTGCCACCAAACCCGAAGATTGGGATGCCGAAATCGATGGCGAGTGGGAGGCTCCATTGGTGGACAATCCAGTGTGCGAGAAGGCACCCGGCTGTGGCAAGTGGAAGGCTCCGCTCATCCCCAATCCCAACTACAAGGGCAAGTGGCGTGCACCAATGATCGAGAACCCCAACTACCAGGGCAAGTGGGCACCCAGGAAGATTGTCAATCCAGACTTCTTTGAGGATCTGAAGCCCTTCCAAATGACCCCAATC AGCGCTGTGGGTCTGGAGCTGTGGTCCATGTCCAGCGACATTCTCTTCGATAATCTGATCATCACGGACGATGTGGAGGTGGCTCGTGACTTTGCCGCCAACAGCTTCGACATCAAGCGTCGCTACATTGATCGTGAATCG AAAACCTTCTGGCACCGCCTGATGCGCCGCATGAACTACAAGCCCGGCTGGTGGGCCCTGTACTTCCTGTACCTGCTCATTCCGGCCAGTTGCTATGTCTTCTATCTCTACCGACGCGCCAAAGAG GACTCTGCTGCCAAAAAGGCCGCTGCTGAGGCCAAGAAGACCGACGATCCTCAGCCCGATGATGAGCCCGaggccgaggaggaggaggagagcGACGAAAGGGCCGCTGGCGATTCCAGCAAGGAGAGCACACCGCTGTCCGCTAGTCCCAAGAAGAACCAAAAGTCTGATTTAGATGATAACGAAAAGGAGACCAAGGCGGCGGAGAATCAAGAGCCCGCACAGACTGAG GAATCTAACACAAAAACACGCAAGCGTCAGGCGCGCAAGGAGTAA